One region of Arthrobacter sp. StoSoilB22 genomic DNA includes:
- a CDS encoding sigma-70 family RNA polymerase sigma factor: MCAANLIYPQLAADPKPCACGGTLCGQRRGSGATVPNPALQAVEGLERAEPLGWCDVSLVSAVRAGQFSAFAELFGRYKKLAAYVARVETDNLSDVDDVVGEAIASVFQALASGRGPADSFRAYLVTTVRRTAHRRNVQARRAGFLSDLLNGDGDTGYEDPYLRSLETSSLIEAFRSLPMRWQAVLWYSEVETMKPAAVAPIMGLTPNGVSALLIRARKGLRQAYFQDHVLVKATDSCADVSQHFGKFVLNDGRMPGSARIRRHVDECPKCEAGLATLHQMRSAIKGSGKSTG, from the coding sequence ATGTGCGCTGCGAACCTGATCTACCCGCAGTTAGCCGCGGATCCAAAGCCATGCGCCTGCGGAGGGACATTGTGCGGCCAGCGGCGGGGGAGTGGGGCGACCGTGCCGAACCCCGCCCTGCAGGCGGTCGAGGGTCTGGAGAGGGCCGAGCCGCTTGGGTGGTGTGACGTGTCTTTGGTTTCCGCGGTGCGGGCTGGGCAGTTTTCTGCCTTTGCCGAACTTTTTGGTAGGTACAAAAAACTCGCCGCGTACGTGGCCCGGGTGGAGACCGACAATCTGTCGGACGTGGACGATGTTGTGGGGGAGGCAATTGCGTCTGTGTTTCAGGCTCTGGCTAGTGGCAGGGGACCGGCGGACTCTTTCAGGGCCTATCTCGTGACCACTGTGCGAAGAACGGCACATCGTCGCAACGTACAGGCGAGGCGCGCTGGCTTCTTGAGCGACCTCCTGAATGGGGATGGCGACACCGGATATGAGGATCCCTATCTCCGATCCTTGGAGACGTCCTCGCTCATTGAAGCATTCCGGTCCCTGCCGATGCGTTGGCAGGCTGTGCTTTGGTACAGCGAGGTGGAAACCATGAAGCCGGCAGCGGTGGCGCCGATCATGGGATTGACGCCGAACGGTGTATCGGCGTTGCTCATACGTGCGCGGAAAGGACTTCGGCAGGCATATTTCCAGGATCACGTTCTCGTAAAGGCAACGGACTCTTGTGCTGACGTGTCGCAGCATTTCGGGAAATTCGTCCTCAACGACGGACGAATGCCAGGCAGCGCCAGGATTCGACGGCATGTGGATGAGTGCCCGAAGTGCGAGGCGGGCCTAGCTACTCTGCACCAGATGCGCAGCGCAATAAAGGGTTCAGGAAAATCGACGGGGTAG
- a CDS encoding helix-turn-helix transcriptional regulator, with protein sequence MPEQRRIGYRWNLRALMAKQNLWKTTELMPLLKSRGINLSESQVYRLVTSTPERIPARTFAALCDILDCTPNDLFEPFVEMRAAATANAPKRSEDLGIQPGNPIARRVRLVAPEDGE encoded by the coding sequence ATGCCTGAACAGCGCCGGATCGGCTACCGCTGGAACCTGCGAGCCCTGATGGCAAAGCAGAACCTCTGGAAGACCACCGAACTGATGCCGCTCCTGAAATCCCGTGGCATCAACCTCTCCGAAAGCCAGGTCTACAGGCTGGTCACCTCCACGCCGGAGCGCATTCCGGCAAGGACATTCGCCGCGCTCTGCGACATCCTGGACTGCACACCAAACGACCTTTTCGAACCTTTCGTGGAGATGCGCGCCGCAGCGACAGCGAACGCCCCCAAGCGCAGTGAAGACCTCGGCATCCAACCCGGCAACCCGATCGCCCGACGCGTCCGGCTCGTCGCTCCCGAGGACGGTGAGTAG
- a CDS encoding tyrosine-type recombinase/integrase, which translates to MLVDPDIGLFRADERIFTAMLDGWRAQMLARGLTTQTIKQRCQLLGRFQRFTGEFPWQWRPADIDDFLADLRSGDKPIGLKTLRSYSNAVAMFCSFLTHPGYGWGEFCERTFGDIPSQICFEWNTPRHTTDDAVPAKKRSFTKAELQRLFDYLDDLVDREYAAGSKRWLPLFRDSVAFKVCYAYGLRRREMTMLDLEDFGPNPHVSDYGRFGAVQVRFAKGTAGSGPRRRTVLTVPEFDWVVDQLKTWTAGGMRQQFPTAERSSALWPSERGARMSLGSFGDAFAAARDAVGLPQELGLHCLRHSYVTHLIEAGYDAAFVQTQVGHSYASTTGLYTSVSSDFKQKTVQQMIARRIANLEDPDA; encoded by the coding sequence ATGCTGGTGGATCCGGACATTGGGCTGTTCCGTGCTGATGAACGGATTTTTACGGCCATGCTGGATGGCTGGCGGGCACAGATGCTTGCCCGTGGCCTCACGACGCAGACCATCAAGCAGCGTTGCCAGCTGCTGGGGCGTTTTCAGCGCTTCACGGGTGAATTTCCGTGGCAATGGCGCCCGGCCGATATCGATGATTTCCTGGCCGATCTGCGTTCTGGCGACAAGCCGATCGGCCTGAAGACGTTGCGCTCGTACAGCAACGCCGTGGCGATGTTCTGCTCGTTCCTGACCCATCCTGGCTATGGGTGGGGCGAGTTCTGTGAACGGACATTCGGCGATATTCCGAGCCAGATCTGCTTCGAGTGGAACACGCCACGGCACACCACCGATGATGCTGTCCCGGCGAAGAAGCGCTCATTCACGAAGGCGGAACTGCAGCGTCTTTTCGACTACCTCGATGACCTTGTCGACCGTGAATACGCCGCCGGCAGCAAACGCTGGCTGCCCCTGTTCCGCGACTCGGTGGCGTTCAAGGTCTGCTACGCCTACGGGCTTCGCCGGCGCGAAATGACCATGCTGGACCTGGAAGATTTCGGCCCGAATCCGCACGTCAGCGACTACGGCCGGTTCGGAGCAGTCCAGGTTCGATTCGCCAAAGGCACGGCAGGCTCAGGACCCAGAAGGCGGACCGTGTTGACCGTGCCGGAGTTCGACTGGGTCGTGGACCAGCTCAAGACCTGGACAGCCGGCGGCATGCGGCAACAGTTTCCGACAGCTGAACGGTCCTCGGCGCTGTGGCCCAGTGAGCGTGGCGCCCGGATGTCCCTGGGCTCTTTCGGTGATGCGTTCGCTGCCGCGCGGGATGCCGTCGGTCTGCCCCAGGAGCTGGGCCTGCACTGCCTCAGGCATTCCTACGTGACCCACCTGATCGAAGCCGGTTATGATGCGGCCTTCGTGCAGACGCAGGTTGGCCACTCCTATGCGTCGACTACCGGGCTCTATACCTCGGTATCGTCGGACTTCAAGCAGAAAACCGTGCAGCAGATGATTGCACGCCGCATCGCGAACTTGGAGGACCCAGATGCCTGA